The Acidimicrobiia bacterium region CCTGATCGGCCACCCGGCGAGTATACGAACGGTCCCAGACGAGGCGGCAGCGGTCGGGTGCCGGACCGAGCGCCAGGCGACTGACCCCGAGCAGGCCACGCGGGGCGATCGACGGCGCGCTCGGCGTCGGAGGCGCGACGCCCGTGCCGTCTACAATCCAGCTTCCCGCCGGGGTAGCTCAGTCGGCAGAGCGACGCACTCGTAATGCGTAGGTCACGGGTTCGATTCCCGTCTCCGGCTCCACCTGAAACCCTGTCCTCGCACGAGTTTCAGCGATTCCAAAGACCCTCAGCTACCAACCCGGGGCGCGCGCTCGGGGCGCGCCGGGGGCGCGGCAGCTTCGGACTGTCGGCGGTCGAGGCGCTCCATCACGTCGTCCGCGGCGTCGTCGAACAGCCCAACATACGCCCAGCGCGGCGACGATCGGATCATCTACGAGATCATCGAGGACGAGAAGGTGGTGCTGATCCACCGGGCCCAGCACGCCAGGGACGTGTATCGACCGCGGTGACAACGGCCCGTCACGCGCAGGCGCTATCTGTCCAGCGCGAACAGCTCGACCGAGGTGGCGACCCCGCGCAGTTCAATGGGTCCGAGGCTCTCGACTGCGATCCCGTCCGGGATGGTGACCGCCTCGACCACATCTGCGGATGCGAGGAAGGTGCGCTCGAAGTCCCGACACGCCTGCTCGATCCGTGCCGCCGTGTTCGGCGTGTCACCCAGGTAGACGATCTCGTGCTTGACCGTCCCGATCTCACCGGCGACCACCGGCCCCATGTGCAAGCCCGCCCAGAAGCTGGGCACCGCACCGAAATCGGCCAGGTAGTCGCCGGACGACCGGTCGATTGTGTCAGCCATGGCAAAGACGGCCTTGACGCACGCCGCGTTCTCCAGGCCCTTGCGTTCGGTCCAGGTGAGAACAACCTCGTCACCGACGAACCGGTGGACGTCGCCACCGTGGCGGGTGGCGCTGGTAGAGATGTCGTCGACGAAGCGCTTGAGAAAGGCGTGATAGCGCAGGTTGCCCAGCTGCTCGGCGATCTGGGTGGAGCTGCGCAGATCGACGAAGAGGAAGATGCGGACCTCCTGGCGTGGTCGGTGGTAGCGGCCGAGAATCAAACCGACGAGCACGCCCCGACCGAGCAGTCGGTTGACCTGGGCGACGAAGTTGAACAGAAGGGCAGCGAGGAAGCTGATGACGACGGACCAGGCAAATCCTTGATCGGCCAGGTCGCTCCACGCCACCCCGCCGACCGTCAACAAGGGCACGGCGATG contains the following coding sequences:
- a CDS encoding adenylate/guanylate cyclase domain-containing protein gives rise to the protein MTTSEQWRIVMRVAAVVAPLGALIGMIPGYFLGDGSARSLITGALIGALVSGGMVAFEVAWAVDLIPRQWREAPFLVVLVTRSLAWLAIIVAGIAVPLLTVGGVAWSDLADQGFAWSVVISFLAALLFNFVAQVNRLLGRGVLVGLILGRYHRPRQEVRIFLFVDLRSSTQIAEQLGNLRYHAFLKRFVDDISTSATRHGGDVHRFVGDEVVLTWTERKGLENAACVKAVFAMADTIDRSSGDYLADFGAVPSFWAGLHMGPVVAGEIGTVKHEIVYLGDTPNTAARIEQACRDFERTFLASADVVEAVTIPDGIAVESLGPIELRGVATSVELFALDR